Below is a genomic region from Campylobacter concisus.
GGTTTCATACGACAAAGAGATAATGGCGTGGCTTGGCTTATGTCTTGATGAGGCTGGAAATTTGGCAAACTTAGCTGCCGTGATATCGCAATACAAAAACGTAATCGAAAAAATTTATGGAAAATATAAAGGAGTACAGATGGACGAAAGAAAAATAATCGAAATAATACTTAAAAACTATGACGTAGTTGATGAAATAAGAAATAAATACTTTGATATGGCCAATGCAAATAGACTTAACGAATTTATGTCAAATGTAAAAACTGAGCTTGAAAAAAGATTATCACAAGAATGGTGCGTAGAAATAGAAGAGGCTGATCCTAGTAGATATTTTACGCCTATATATATTTTTAAAAGAAGTTGGGATAATGGCTATTTATTGGCATTAGTTTTAGAATTTGATAGTAAAAATTTTTTATATCCATATATCGGACTTGCTTATGATACAGATAGAATAAATAAGGCATACGTTGATAGTATACAAATTAAAATTTCTAGCGAATGGAATATAGGTACAAGATTTGCTAGATGGAAGTGGCTAAAAAAAGATCAGTTTTTGAGAGAGATAATTTTTTATAAATATAGCGAAGCCGAACTAGTGGATGAACTAATAAAAATGAAAGATGAGCTAGAGCCATTAGCTGATGAAATCATTAAGTTAGCTGTGGTATAGGTCAAACAGTTATTTTTGGATAGATAGGTCGCCTCAATCGCTAATGCCAATTTAAAGAGTTGGCGATTGATTGACCGATCTTAACTTTATCTATTTCTAAACTATGACAAAAGCTGTTATATAGATATTTATAGACAAATTTTGTCCATATTTTTATTTATAATAAAAATATAGGAGCAAAAATGAGCGAACAAGAACTTTGGCAAGAGTATGATGAATTTTCTTTTTTGGCGCAGGCTAAATCAAGCTATGATTACGTAAATAACGCAAATTTTACTAAATATAGCAACACAGAGACGTCAAAAGATTTTTACAGGCAAGCCGTTAAGGCATTAAGTAGCCCTTATGATGTCGTTATTGAAGCTAA
It encodes:
- a CDS encoding PD-(D/E)XK nuclease family protein, whose translation is MRLHSRFIYSLLDPNSSHYQKELFLELFIKACGLENFGLDPQSAKVYKEYENIDIYITNGAKHIILENKINAGDQEAQIKRYIKTVQKENDGEAEIYVLFLSLQGHEPSDYSLSGLKIEGGKILEKNGNEVAKFKVVSYDKEIMAWLGLCLDEAGNLANLAAVISQYKNVIEKIYGKYKGVQMDERKIIEIILKNYDVVDEIRNKYFDMANANRLNEFMSNVKTELEKRLSQEWCVEIEEADPSRYFTPIYIFKRSWDNGYLLALVLEFDSKNFLYPYIGLAYDTDRINKAYVDSIQIKISSEWNIGTRFARWKWLKKDQFLREIIFYKYSEAELVDELIKMKDELEPLADEIIKLAVV